The genomic stretch GAGACCGGCGGCCCTGCCCTCCTCCACCACCAGGGCAATTTCGGGCAGCAGCTCTTCGCCATCCCCCAGAGCGACAAAGTCCAGGAAGTCGGCGTAGGGCTCGGGGTTTGAGGTGGCGGTTTGGCCGCCAGCAAAAACTAAAGGCCAGGAGCCTGCCTCGGGAGCAAAGGCACCGCCCTGGTCGCGCTCCTGCCAGGTCAAAGGAATACCCGCCAGCGACAGCATTTCGAGCAGGTTGGTGGCCCCTAGCTCATAGCTGAGGCTAAACCCCAGAATGTCAAAGTCCCGCAGCGATCGCTGCGACTCCACGGCAAACAGCGGCGTCTGGGTGGCTTTGAGCTTGGCCGCTAGGTCGGGGGCGGGCAGGTAGGCGCGATCGCACAGCTGGCGGGGCTGAGCGTTTAAAATACTGTAGAGAATGATGTGGCCAAGATTAGAGGCCCCAACCTCGTAGACCTCAGGATAGGTCAGCACCCAGCGGACGGCTGCTGCCTGCCAGGGCTTGTGCACCGCCCCTAGCTCATTGCCCAGATAGCGCCCCGGCCGGGACACCCCGGCGTTAATCAATGTATTAACGGATACAGACACAACCTAGCTGCCCCAAATGCTCGCAAGTATGACCTCCATACTATAGCGGGCCGTGCAGGGGCTTTGTCGCCGACGGAGTTTAGGCGGCGATGGGCATGGCCTGGGGCAGCTCGTCCACCAGTTCAAAGGCGCGATCGAGCTGGGTGAGCTCAAACACAATTCGAATAGCGGGCGGTACTGAGCACAGGCAGAGGCGCTTTTGCAGCTGGCGAGCGTGCTTGAGCGCCGACACCAGCGAAATCAGCCCGGCACTGTCGAGGGACTCAACCTGGCTCATGTCAACCAGCAGGCCATCGGATAGGTCAGACTGGATTTTTTCAAGCAGAGAAGAGT from Nodosilinea sp. PGN35 encodes the following:
- a CDS encoding STAS domain-containing protein, coding for MQTMTKEMAIFQAQGSLNASNAHDFHSSLLEKIQSDLSDGLLVDMSQVESLDSAGLISLVSALKHARQLQKRLCLCSVPPAIRIVFELTQLDRAFELVDELPQAMPIAA